From a region of the Streptomyces sp. B21-083 genome:
- a CDS encoding chloride channel protein yields MLRRPEYRRALVFCALIGIPVSLVAFWFLVLLHELENLIWVDWPHDLGWTDPPWWWPVPLALVSGAVVALVVLRFPGRGGHIPAAGLHSGEASKATVPGVVLAALASLPLGAVLGPEAPLIALGGGLALVFRDLVRAPATEASTVLLGAAGAAAAIAAIFGSPLVAAVMLMEVAGVGGPQLFAVMLPALLSSGIGAIVFTGFGHWTGLKTGSLDIGLPTPPLLDTGDVVWSALMAVVVGAAVHWIMVGGRVAARFVTAHPLRNTVVCALAAAGCAALYAVITGRSPSEVSLSGQSALAQLAGHPHAWSVGSLLAVLAFKGVAYALCLGSLRGGPTFPSLFLGGAVGVLLAPLPGLGVVAGMAAGMAAACAAALRLPVSTVVLVVLMVGNSETVPVIVLAAVVSFVTTELLPQGPGIPAFRPRVGRARRPASPRP; encoded by the coding sequence GTACCGACGGGCGCTGGTGTTCTGCGCCTTGATCGGGATCCCGGTGTCGTTGGTCGCGTTCTGGTTCCTCGTCCTGCTCCACGAGCTGGAGAACCTGATCTGGGTGGACTGGCCGCACGATCTCGGGTGGACGGATCCACCGTGGTGGTGGCCCGTTCCCCTGGCTCTGGTGTCAGGCGCGGTCGTCGCCCTGGTCGTCCTGCGGTTTCCGGGCCGAGGAGGACACATTCCGGCGGCTGGCCTGCATTCCGGAGAGGCGTCGAAAGCCACCGTTCCCGGTGTGGTCCTCGCCGCGTTGGCCAGCCTGCCGCTGGGCGCCGTCCTCGGGCCCGAGGCCCCGCTGATCGCCCTCGGCGGTGGTCTGGCGCTGGTTTTCCGGGATCTCGTACGCGCTCCGGCGACCGAGGCGAGCACTGTGCTGCTCGGTGCCGCCGGTGCCGCGGCAGCCATCGCCGCGATCTTCGGCAGTCCGCTCGTGGCGGCCGTGATGCTCATGGAAGTGGCCGGAGTCGGCGGACCGCAGCTGTTCGCGGTGATGCTTCCCGCCCTGCTGTCCAGCGGAATCGGCGCCATCGTGTTCACCGGCTTCGGCCACTGGACCGGGCTGAAGACCGGGAGCCTCGACATCGGGCTGCCCACTCCGCCGCTCCTCGACACCGGGGACGTGGTGTGGTCGGCGCTGATGGCAGTCGTCGTCGGGGCGGCCGTCCACTGGATCATGGTGGGGGGACGGGTCGCCGCGCGCTTCGTAACCGCGCATCCGTTGCGCAACACGGTGGTCTGCGCACTCGCCGCGGCGGGCTGCGCGGCTCTCTACGCAGTCATCACCGGCCGTTCGCCGTCCGAGGTCTCCCTGTCCGGCCAGTCCGCCCTGGCGCAACTCGCCGGGCACCCCCATGCGTGGTCGGTCGGCAGTCTGTTGGCGGTCCTGGCGTTCAAGGGCGTCGCATACGCGCTCTGTCTGGGAAGCCTTCGCGGCGGTCCGACCTTCCCCTCCTTGTTCCTGGGCGGAGCGGTGGGCGTCCTGCTGGCACCCCTGCCGGGACTCGGCGTCGTAGCGGGCATGGCGGCGGGTATGGCGGCCGCGTGCGCCGCCGCGCTGCGGCTGCCCGTCAGCACGGTGGTGCTGGTCGTCCTCATGGTGGGCAACTCGGAAACGGTGCCCGTGATCGTGCTGGCCGCCGTGGTGTCGTTCGTGACCACGGAGCTGCTGCCACAGGGACCGGGGATTCCTGCGTTCAGGCCACGAGTCGGTCGAGCGCGTCGTCCAGCGTCGCCGCGGCCGTGA